Proteins from a single region of Oreochromis niloticus isolate F11D_XX linkage group LG7, O_niloticus_UMD_NMBU, whole genome shotgun sequence:
- the gtf3c6 gene encoding general transcription factor 3C polypeptide 6 isoform X3: protein MDGLVTEHYPAKHTGKALLGHRTFAERVKTLLSQNLSMEDEWEEEEQIVVVELSGIINNDFLTKSGGTCKILDIDSDRPMMQVGPYVFAGEYEDALGTCVLFEETPGKGKGVSGQDLKYLCHTAKKLKMQRIFLTEKKEGETSTAGSCDGGEQMDTTCESSQGENVNQRDKTEEDGDNADLDNSAVG from the exons ATGGACGGACTTGTAACTGAGCACTACCCGGCAAAACACACTGGAAAGGCTCTTCTCGGCCACCGTACATTCGCGGAACGTGTCAAAACATTACTAAGCCA GAATTTGAGCATGGAAGACGAATGGGAAGAGGAG GAGCAGATTGTTGTGGTGGAGCTCTCTGGTATAATCAACAATGACTTTCTGACCAAGAGTGGGGGCACATGCAAGATACTG GACATTGACAGCGACAGACCCATGATGCAAGTTGGACCGTATGTCTTTGCAGGAGAATATGAAG ATGCTTTGGGAACTTGTGTGCTGTTTGAGGAGACACCAGGAAAAG gaAAAGGAGTTAGTGGTCAAGATCTCAAGTACTTATGCCACACAgcgaagaaactgaaaatgcaaCGAATCTTTCTCACAGAGAAGAAAGAGGGTGAAACAAGCACAG CAGGAAGCTGTGATGGTGGGGAACAGATGGACACAACCTGTGAGTCCAGTCAAGGAGAAAATGTTAACCAACGCGACAAGACAGAAGAAGATGGGGACAATGCAGATTTGGATAACTCAGCAGTTGGCTGA
- the gtf3c6 gene encoding general transcription factor 3C polypeptide 6 isoform X1, whose product MADGGHEYAYSSALKCTCKTEQHRPSMDGLVTEHYPAKHTGKALLGHRTFAERVKTLLSQNLSMEDEWEEEEQIVVVELSGIINNDFLTKSGGTCKILDIDSDRPMMQVGPYVFAGEYEDALGTCVLFEETPGKGKGVSGQDLKYLCHTAKKLKMQRIFLTEKKEGETSTAGSCDGGEQMDTTCESSQGENVNQRDKTEEDGDNADLDNSAVG is encoded by the exons ATGGCAGATGGAGGTCATGAGTATGCCTACAG CTCCGCTCTAAAATGTACCTGCAAAACTGAGCAACACCGCCCCTCGATGGACGGACTTGTAACTGAGCACTACCCGGCAAAACACACTGGAAAGGCTCTTCTCGGCCACCGTACATTCGCGGAACGTGTCAAAACATTACTAAGCCA GAATTTGAGCATGGAAGACGAATGGGAAGAGGAG GAGCAGATTGTTGTGGTGGAGCTCTCTGGTATAATCAACAATGACTTTCTGACCAAGAGTGGGGGCACATGCAAGATACTG GACATTGACAGCGACAGACCCATGATGCAAGTTGGACCGTATGTCTTTGCAGGAGAATATGAAG ATGCTTTGGGAACTTGTGTGCTGTTTGAGGAGACACCAGGAAAAG gaAAAGGAGTTAGTGGTCAAGATCTCAAGTACTTATGCCACACAgcgaagaaactgaaaatgcaaCGAATCTTTCTCACAGAGAAGAAAGAGGGTGAAACAAGCACAG CAGGAAGCTGTGATGGTGGGGAACAGATGGACACAACCTGTGAGTCCAGTCAAGGAGAAAATGTTAACCAACGCGACAAGACAGAAGAAGATGGGGACAATGCAGATTTGGATAACTCAGCAGTTGGCTGA
- the LOC106097879 gene encoding zinc finger homeobox protein 4 gives MDSGEGGGGDGGGGEERDADLSPQALSLPLLTLAVIPEQGSSSHTSAMAPTKEPLTLPQQEEEGTERSQAREETQGGEQKEGGRHSRENGVRQRQGMKEDFGEGYLSGQNKEEGEVLVGIGEASVTGGLPAALNRRGRKEEKEEEEAISNQSQTKSKCSLLPQQSQHSSSSSTAKASGTLDSKIAASPKPSPTPSPSPKPSPFFPISPKHFSCPSSFSAVLSETEVKDIKGNQGWISGFPQSFRSQQSSLDFPLAGTEPASTPAEDDGLAGVPHSSISNGDGAKAPEPNDSQLDTEVDDERDKEREQKEAVLKNHNQDLSPTSLTGHMTIMHSRNSCKTLKCPKCNWHYKSQHTLQVHMKEKHPETGGQCVCGTSEGKCVCGGSTRGVCVYCRSGKPHPRLARGETYACGYKPYRCEVCDYATSSKGNLSIHMQSDKHLNNVQNGGNLNGHMHTSHITNSSSSSNGPEADEQPYSKLTLSIPAPTTQPAKLTPPAHSHSHGKRWRCDVCDYETSIARNLRIHTTSEKHTHNMLRLQRGYYLSHCRSLAPQLKHLQNTGAELSLNMRLTSQQVAEQPVTLGSTLTPSPSPSPSPPPAPSLSPTGPLSQGVFQCLVCSCFSSDSLESVEQHLNAPRSLPQSEWCSLVAGGCHCRLCGYTTPLRANFSLHCQTDRHRTRYQLAAHLQEGGDRGQEGAALIAKGNPIQLRCNLCDYVTSSLEKLRGHSLSSHHEASVRVYRFLQQYDGEVDGGSWLFHCLLCNHSSSSKLQVLKHSQTPTHQQREGLLQLQPMGGEELAAIFTIRKSPDGVTGELSEDMETSSESCSGPLDTTKDPCNLGAKKISAETEKNRVEEGEKKESVPSVKRPSSGCREMENTILTKRPRTHQQNENQQTVQCPLCQVKLPYTQLRQHLTHVHSVAQDCVDKLISTVATPMEQPQPQLETELQADSLTDDIQKNKTSKNSNANSSHAADSCASTNFQKNKGISVENTEGDVAAPKDVTALLTPPLEDNTTHPSSGRLAPQSPTQIPPSSPPTSPPGDPPPLSDRHGYRFRCSRCSLAFPTQEKLQLHWQYHAMRAATECPLCSRQCRSQEALQRHMQNTHSQLDNTQGQNTLLPPHTVQYMENNKNSAQQDFSLSPQVGQEAGEGEDEDIDEEAISMERKEEQKGEVKNKEKGMVSEVDGGEEDLTEPEKGPHEEILLELGSSSLVKKSSNPTMDRYLDPSRPYKCTTCSESFTQKTILLVHYNSVSHLHRARRALQETGTSVAAPEAPRGPDPRPYRCRLCGVGYSQSSTLDIHLRSVLHQTRARAAQNPTSQTPASTVAVPQSVSTTATQATTTREETLKSLPFTKRPDGVSSSNSSLAGSGLVADAQPILSNPTESPQAKKRVSDLLASRNQLMLIQQQQIAQAQVQAQLQQHTALLQSQVMQHLPLGPENLLKQHFSLTPDNLLSLQQQLLLPFYMSGEMKLNPEFIVSSPEFSHLISASSILKEQVKTEAKRETQTDEKQTQKQSSSSVNTQPKDLSHSEAKVDAVCSDPPTNQTEKENSNSSFEEEKREMHAPVVKNESREEEAVSSSFHLLGLQCPPPRVPYAAVNGEPLRALLQSYGYELALQYIQSRHKHQQQTATQKIPDKQECSDINKMEVCSEEERDLFCKLQAGRIEGCDKGVEGNGNIERLTEEKSENRGKESTNKEKKCCERGKKCRDCGKFFSDALILKSHQEYIHRMLFPTAVLERFSREYRLQYDQMYPLTQPKSEEDSAVCAQVPPPAPAPASAACSESEQAPEPMKAQVKTLESSPISEPMNKADATASDLTVTAPSASPASPGQPQDFSQHETPIHISTTPAATTSQNTSPLPLPLPKIPMLPLSLPQLPIPPLPLPKLSLPPIPFPMELPLLPPVVMQSVALQPQPWLDSSVNPELAKLYQSQLNPALLGQQPQLSPALLAQQSQLSPALLAQQSQLSPALLGQPPQLNPALLGQPSQPSPIQAGQQSQASPTIPEQQQGKRTRTRISEEQLAVLKKHFNINSLPNDEEINKMSASSGLPHKVIKHWFRNTLFKERQRDKDSPYNFNNPPTTALEDSREDIAQNQSLALSPCSLSPGLPHNASPQPQTTDLHRGEHHRGRRSSRTRFTEQQLETLQGVFEATPYPREEEYDRLSALLSLPNRVIVVWFQNARQRARKNQDRGTDDGLEVKSQLDNIHKQQNGCYQNDDNNQDNSCEDEGQGDSQNENSMDLTYEYYTQPDSPALDSSTHCTESEHPVAKGEPTPAQKKQEDKISSPRTNIDTAPDNTEKRISDAEIQHKETIPAMKTGFSLQPETKLPTEGTLERSQPLATSSLQKTVHTTSHPDQVNTHNPPSDQAVEKAPETSPSPPSALESETSHTDTVACPSTETHQQTQLQTQAQFQCNLCPASLPSFQLWQEHQTRHLLAAQSQVQLLHSSFTDRTMPYMMLHPNHPLMASQMLSQIHSNPTLPMISHLNSLQMKNTLSDHSTNTLTHPLTTIKQGTAHISETGFEGQRGSREVEEEHRRDKRQRTTITPEQLEVLYQRYSLDSNPTRGVLESIARDVGLTRRVVQVWFQNTRARERKGQFRSMGPGSSFSLGLNHLRCPFCRALFKVKSALDAHMRSRHWAEAERAGFNLTMSNGSSGQSGMNMSVMDRPGPSISSSPIPNHGHVISNRESSMKLPLTTLPITTHLNNPEEDDDYEEDDEEYPCEEGSSMADQGSLSPEGSVGPSSDWGETQTLQQHHHQQQQRQRTQMSHFQLLQLKDFYRSHRTPNRQECETLGQELGLPHRVVQVWFQNARAKEKRARSLSSDSAEREHAELSAGTGERDRA, from the exons ATGGACAGCggtgagggaggaggaggggatggagggggaggagaggagagagatgCTGACCTCAGTCCCCAGGCTTTATCTCTTCCTCTCCTGACCCTGGCAGTCATTCCTGAGCAGGGGTCATCCTCTCATACCTCAGCCATGGCCCCTACCAAAGAGCCCCTGACCCTGcctcagcaggaggaggagggcacAGAGCGGTCCCAGGCTAGAGAAGAGACCCAGGGAGGAGAGCAGAAAGAAGGAGGCCGACATTCACGGGAAAATGGAGTGCGTCAAAGGCAGGGGATGAAGGAAGACTTCGGGGAGGGATATTTGTCAGGGCAAAACAAGGAAGAAGGGGAGGTGCTTGTAGGTATAGGAGAGGCATCAGTTACAGGGGGCCTCCCAGCAGCCCTCAACAGAAGAGGCAGAAAGgaggagaaggaagaggaggaggccaTCTCAAACCAAAGCCAAACCAAATCCAAATGTTCTTTATTACCTCAACAGAGCCAGCACAGCTCTTCTTCCAGCACTGCAAAGGCCAGTGGCACACTCGACAGCAAAATAGCCGCCTCTCCAAAGCCCTCCCCCACTCCTTCCCCCTCTCCAAAGCCCTCCCCCTTTTTTCCCATTTCTCCAAAGCACTTCAGTTGTCCGTCCTCCTTTTCTGCCGTGCTGagcgagacagaggtaaaagaCATTAAGGGAAATCAGGGCTGGATTTCTGGGTTTCCTCAGAGCTTTAGATCCCAGCAGTCTTCTCTGGATTTTCCACTGGCAGGTACAGAGCCTGCCAGTACACCTGCTGAGGATGATGGTCTGGCAGGGGTTCCTCATTCTTCCATTTCCAATGGAGATGGTGCCAAAGCTCCAGAACCAAATGACAGCCAGCTAGACACCGAGGTGGACGAtgagagagacaaagaaagagaaCAGAAAGAAGCTGTCCTTAAAAACCACAACCAAGACCTCTCTCCTACTTCACTGACTGGTCACATGACTATAATGCACTCACGTAATTCCTGCAAAACCCTGAAATGCCCCAAATGTAACTGGCACTACAAGTCTCAGCATACGCTGCAAGTCCACATGAAGGAAAAACATCCAGAGACGGGaggccagtgtgtgtgtggcacaTCTGagggaaagtgtgtgtgtggtggttcAACAcgaggtgtgtgtgtatactgcAGGTCGGGGAAACCCCATCCGCGTTTAGCCCGGGGTGAAACCTACGCCTGCGGCTACAAACCCTACCGCTGTGAGGTGTGTGACTATGCTACCTCATCGAAAGGCAACCTCAGCATACACATGCAGTCAGACAAACACCTTAATAATGTTCAAAATGGGGGAAACTTGAACGGCCACATGCACACTTCTCATATTACTAacagcagcagctcctccaATGGTCCCGAAGCGGATGAGCAGCCATACAGCAAGCTGACACTCTCTATCCCCGCACCTACTACCCAGCCTGCCAAGCTCACTCCACCTGCACACTCCCACTCTCATGGTAAGCGGTGGCGATGCGACGTGTGCGACTATGAGACCAGCATTGCCCGCAACCTGCGTATACACACCACCAgcgagaaacacacacataacatGCTACGGCTCCAGAGAGGTTACTATCTGTCTCACTGCAGGAGCCTTGCCCCACAGCTTAAACACCTGCAAAACACAG GTGCCGAGCTTTCACTGAACATGCGGCTGACCAGTCAACAAGTCGCAGAGCAGCCAGTTACCCTTGGGTCTACACTGACTCCATCTCCCTCCCCTTCCCCGTCTCCCCCTCCAGCTCCATCTCTGTCCCCCACTGGACCCCTTTCCCAGGGCGTCTTCCAATGCCTTGTCTGCTCCTGCTTTTCGTCCGACAGCTTAGAGTCTGTGGAGCAGCACCTGAATGCTCCCCGTTCCTTGCCCCAGTCTGAGTGGTGCTCCCTAGTTGCCGGTGGCTGCCACTGCAGGCTGTGCGGTTACACCACCCCGCTGAGGGCTAACTTCTCCTTGCACTGTCAGACCGACAGACACCGCACCCGCTACCAGCTTGCTGCTCACCTCCAGGAGGGGGGAGACAGAGGTCAGGAGGGGGCTGCCCTCATTGCTAAGGGCAACCCCATCCAGCTGAGGTGCAACCTGTGTGACTACGTGACCAGCAGCTTGGAGAAGCTCAGAGGGCATTCCCTCAGTTCACACCACGAGGCGAGCGTCCGGGTTTACAGA TTCCTGCAGCAGTATGATGGTGAGGTCGATGGAGGTTCGTGGCTGTTCCATTGTCTTCTATGCAACCACTCCTCCTCTTCTAAACTCCAAGTACTGAAACACAGTCAAACCCCAACCCATCAACAGCGGGAAGGGCTACTGCAGCTGCAGCCAATGGGTGGAGAGGAGCTGGCAGCCATTTTTACCATTAGGAAGAGCCCTGATGGTGTCACGG GAGAGCTCAGTGAAGATATGGAAACTTCCAGCGAGTCCTGCTCTGGTCCTTTGGACACAACCAAAGACCCATGTAACTTGGGGGCAAAGAAGATTTCTGCCGAGACAG aGAAAAATAGAGTGGAGGAAGGAGAAAAGAAGGAGTCAGTGCCCTCAGTTAAGCGTCCGTCATCTGGATGCAGGGAAATGGAAAACACCATCTTAACCAAACGCCCTAGAACACACCAGCAAAATGAGAACCAGCAG ACTGTCCAGTGCCCTTTGTGCCAGGTTAAACTCCCATACACCCAACTTCGACAGCATCTCACACATGTGCACAGTGTGGCGCAGGACTGTGTAGACAAGCTCATCAGCACA GTCGCAACACCCATGGAACAACCGCAGCCTCAGCTGGAGACAGAACTACAGGCAGATTCTCTCACAGATgatattcagaaaaataaaaccagcAAGAATAGCAATGCAAATAGCTCCCATGCTGCAGATTCCTGCGCTTCAACcaattttcagaaaaacaaag GCATTTCAGTGGAGAACACTGAGGGAGACGTAGCCGCACCCAAAGATGTCACAGCTCTTCTCACCCCACCCCTAGAAGACAACACCACTCACCCTTCCAGTGGCAGATTGGCTCCCCAATCCCCGACTCAGATCCCCCCCTCCTCGCCTCCCACCTCACCACCCGGtgacccccctcccctttctgATCGTCATGGTTACCGGTTCCGTTGCAGCAGGTGCAGCTTGGCGTTCCCCACTCAGGAGAAGCTCCAGCTGCATTGGCAGTACCATGCCATGAGGGCGGCGACAGAGTGCCCCCTCTGTTCTAGACAATGCCGCAGTCAAGAGGCCCTGCAGAGACACATGcagaacacacactcacagctggacaacacacagggacagaatACACTCTTGCCACCTCATACTGTGCAATACATGGAGAATAACAAGAATTCAGCTCAACAAGATTTTAGTTTATCACCCCAAGTGGGTCAAgaagcaggagagggagaggatgaAGACATAGATGAAGAAGCAATAAGCATGGAGAGAAAAGAGGAACAAAAAGGTGAAGTTAAAAATAAGGAGAAAGGCATGGTTTCTGAAGTGGATGGAGGTGAGGAGGATTTAACTGAGCCAGAGAAAGGGCCACATGAGGAGATCTTATTAGAACTTGGTTCTAGCTCTCTTGTCAAAAAGAGCTCTAACCCCACAATGGACCGTTATCTGGATCCATCCAGGCCCTATAAGTGCACCACATGTTCTGAATCTTTTACTCAGAAAACAATCCTTCTGGTCCATTATAACTCTGTGTCCCATCTCCACCGGGCCAGACGAGCCCTGCAGGAAACTGGAACTAGTGTTGCTGCTCCTGAGGCTCCCCGCGGCCCAGATCCTAGACCATACCGCTGCCGATTGTGTGGAGTGGGCTATAGCCAGAGTTCCACACTGGATATACATCTTCGATCAGTCCTTCATCAGACTAGAGCTCGTGCCGCTCAGAATCCCACATCGCAGACGCCTGCATCTACTGTAGCTGTTCCACAGTCTGTCTCCACTACAGCTACTCAGGCCACTACCACTAGAGAAGAAACATTGAAGAGTTTGCCTTTCACCAAGAGGCCAGATGGCGTGAGCTCGTCAAATTCTTCTCTAGCTGGTTCTGGCTTAGTAGCTGACGCTCAGCCGATCCTGTCCAACCCAACAGAGAGCCCGCAGGCTAAAAAGCGAGTGTCAGATCTTCTAGCTTCAAGAaaccagctaatgctaatacaaCAGCAGCAGATAGCCCAGGCACAGGTCCAAGCTCAGTTACAGCAGCACACAGCTTTGCTCCAGTCTCAAGTTATGCAGCACCTTCCCTTAGGGCCAGAGAATCTCCTTAAACAACACTTCTCCCTGACCCCAGACAATTTGCTTTCTCTTCAGCAGCAACTTCTTCTGCCCTTTTACATGTCTGGAGAAATGAAGCTCAACCCAGAGTTCATTGTTAGTAGCCCAGAATTTAGCCACTTGATATCTGCCAGCTCTATCCTGAAAGAGCAGGTTAAGACAGAGGCTAAAAGGGAGACTCAAACGGATGAGAAACAAACCCAGAAACAAAGTTCAAGTTCAGTTAATACCCAACCAAAGGATCTTTCACATAGTGAAGCAAAGGTTGATGCAGTCTGCAGTGACCCCCCTACTaaccagacagaaaaagaaaacagcaattCTAGTTTTGAGGAAGAAAAACGAGAAATGCATGCTCCTGTTGTTAAAAATGAGAGTCGGGAGGAGGAAGCCGTTTCCTCCTCATTTCATCTTCTTGGATTGCAGTGTCCTCCTCCCAGAGTGCCCTATGCTGCTGTGAATGGGGAGCCTCTCAGAGCCCTGCTGCAGAGTTATGGCTATGAGTTAGCACTGCAGTATATACAGAGTAGACACAAGCACCAGCAGCAGACAGCCACTCAAAAAATACCAGATAAGCAAGAGTGTTCTGATATAAACAAGATGGAAGTATGCTCAGAAGAGGAAAGAGATCTATTTTGTAAACTACAGGCTGGAAGGATTGAGGGCTGTGACAAAGGAGTGGAAGGCAATGGAAACATAGAAAGGTTGACAGAAGAGAAAAGTGAGAACAGAGGCAAAGAATCGACTAATAAAGAGAAGAAGTGCTGTGAAAGAGGGAAGAAATGTAGAGACTGTGGCAAGTTCTTTTCAGATGCATTGATTTTGAAAAGCCACCAGGAGTATATTCACAGAATGCTGTTCCCCACTGCTGTCCTGGAGAGGTTTTCCAGAGAATACAGGCTTCAGTATGACCAGATGTACCCACTTACACAACCTAAATCTGAAGAGGATTCAGCTGTTTGTGCCCAAGTTCCACCTCCAGCTCCAGCTCCTGCTTCAGCTGCATGCTCAGAATCAGAACAAGCACCAGAACCAATGAAGGCTCAAGTTAAAACCCTTGAATCTTCACCAATTTCAGAACCCATGAATAAAGCGGATGCTACAGCTTCAGACCTAACAGTAACTGCCCCTTCAGCTTCTCCTGCTTCTCCTGGTCAACCTCAAGATTTTTCACAGCATGAGACACCCATCCATATCTCAACCACACCTGCTGCCACTACTTCCCAAAACACTTCCCCCTTACCTCTTCCCTTACCCAAAATACCTATGCTCCCTCTTTCCTTGCCTCAACTTCCTATACCACCACTACCCCTACCAAAGCTTTCTCTACCACCAATTCCTTTCCCCATGGAGCTACCGCTCCTCCCTCCTGTTGTGATGCAGTCTGTAGCTCTTCAGCCCCAGCCTTGGTTAGACTCGAGTGTAAACCCTGAGCTGGCAAAACTCTACCAGTCTCAACTTAACCCTGCACTGCTGGGGCAACAACCACAGCTTAGCCCAGCTTTGTTAGCTCAGCAGTCACAGCTTAGCCCAGCTTTGTTAGCTCAGCAGTCACAGCTAAGCCCAGCTTTGTTAGGTCAGCCTCCACAGCTCAATCCTGCATTGCTTGGCCAACCATCCCAACCCAGCCCCATCCAAGCAGGACAGCAAAGTCAAGCCAGCCCAACAATACCTGAACAGCAGCAGGGGAAGAGAACCCGAACACGCATCTCTGAAGAACAACTAGCTGTTCTAAAGAAACACTTCAATATTAACAGTCTCCCTAATGATGAAGAGATCAACAAGATGTCTGCTTCGTCCGgtctgcctcacaaagtcaTCAAACACTGGTTCCGCAACACCTTATTTAAAGAGCGCCAGCGAGACAAGGATTCTCcttataattttaataaccCCCCAACCACAGCCCTGGAGGACTCCAGAGAGGACATAGCACAAAACCAGTCTCTGGCTCTTTCCCCATGTTCACTGTCCCCTGGGCTCCCACACAACGCTTCCCCACAGCCTCAGACAACAGACCTGCATAGAGGAGAACACCATAGGGGCCGACGCTCTTCACGAACCCGCTTTACGGAGCAGCAGCTGGAAACCCTGCAGGGGGTGTTTGAGGCCACTCCCTACCCCAGAGAGGAAGAATATGACAGGTTGTCTGCTCTGTTATCTCTCCCTAACAGGGTCATTGTTGTGTGGTTCCAAAATGCCAGGCAGAGAGCCCGCAAAAATCAAGACCGAGGCACTGATGATGGATTAGAGGTGAAGAGCCAGCTTGACAACATACACAAGCAGCAAAATGGCTGCTATCAGAATGATGATAATAATCAGGATAATAGCTGTGAGGATGAAGGACAAGGTGACTCTCAGAATGAAAACTCCATGGATCTGACATACGAGTATTACACCCAACCTGACTCACCTGCCCTTGATTCTTCCACTCACTGCACAGAAAGTGAGCATCCTGTAGCCAAAGGTGAACCGACACCTGCTCAAAAGAAACAAGAAGATAAAATAAGTTCACCTCGAACTAACATAGACACAGCTCCTGATAATACGGAAAAAAGAATTTCAGATGCAGAAATCCAGCATAAAGAAACTATTCCAGCCATGAAAACAGGGTTTTCTCTACAACCTGAGACCAAATTGCCAACAGAAGGTACTCTAGAAAGATCCCAGCCTCTTGCTACTTCCTCTTTACAGAAAACAGTACACACTACATCTCATCCAGACCAGGTGAATACACACAACCCTCCTTCAGATCAAGCTGTTGAAAAGGCTCCTGAGACATCACCCAGCCCTCCTTCTGCTCTAGAGTCTGAAACAAGTCACACTGATACTGTAGCTTGCCCATCCACTGAAACCCATCAGCAAACCCAGCTCCAAACCCAGGCTCAATTCCAGTGCAATCTCTGTCCAGCATCCCTGCCATCATTCCAGCTGTGGCAGGAACATCAGACCAGACACCTCCTAGCAGCTCAATCCCAGGTGCAACTCCTCCACTCCAGCTTCACAGACCGAACCATGCCTTACATGATGCTTCACCCCAACCATCCCTTAATGGCGAGCCAAATGCTTTCCCAGATACACTCAAATCCCACACTTCCCATGATTTCGCACTTAAACAGCCTACAAATGAAGAATACACTCTCTGATCACTCTACTAACACCCTTACACATCCCCTGACAACCATAAAGCAGGGTACAGCGCATATATCAGAGACCGGTTTTGAGGGCCAAAGGGGCAGCAGAGAGGTCGAGGAGGAGCACAGAAGAGATAAACGTCAGAGAACCACCATCACTCCAGAACAACTTGAAGTGTTGTATCAGCGCTACAGCTTGGATTCTAACCCCACCAGAGGAGTCCTCGAAAGCATTGCACGCGATGTTGGTCTGACCAGACGAGTGGTTCAG GTTTGGTTTCAGAATAcacgagcgagagagagaaaagggcaGTTCCGGTCAATGGGGCCAGGATCCAGTTTCAGCTTGGGTTTGAACCACTTGCGATGCCCATTCTGCAGGGCTCTCTTCAAGGTGAAAAGTGCTCTAGATGCACACATGAGGTCACGCCACTGGGCAGAGGCTGAAAGAGCAGGCTTCAACTTAACAATGAGCAATGGATCCAGTGGGCAGTCTGGGATGAATATGTCTGTCATGGACAGACCGGGTCCATCGATATCCTCCAGCCCAATCCCAAACCACGGCCATGTCATCAGCAACCGAGAGTCAAGTATGAAGTTACCCCTAACTACTTTGCCTATAACCACTCATCTAAACAACCCCGAGGAGGATGATGACTATGAGGAAGATGATGAGGAATACCCGTGTGAGGAAGGTTCCAGTATGGCTGACCAAGGGTCTCTTAGTCCTGAAGGATCTGTGGGTCCAAGCTCAGACTGGGGTGAGACACAAACTCTGCAGCAGCACCACCATCAACAACAGCAGCGCCAAAGGACACAGATGAGCCACTTCCAGTTACTCCAGCTAAAAGACTTTTACAGAAGCCATCGCACACCCAACCGACAAGAGTGTGAGACACTGGGCCAGGAGCTGGGACTGCCTCACCGTGTGGTGCAG GTTTGGTTCCAAAATGCCAGAGCTAAGGAGAAGAGGGCCAGGAGCCTGAGCTCTGACTCTGCTGAGAGGGAGCATGCTGAGCTCTCGGCGGGAAcaggggagagagacagagcttAG
- the gtf3c6 gene encoding general transcription factor 3C polypeptide 6 isoform X2, giving the protein MADGGHEYAYSSALKCTCKTEQHRPSMDGLVTEHYPAKHTGKALLGHRTFAERVKTLLSQNLSMEDEWEEEEQIVVVELSGIINNDFLTKSGGTCKILDIDSDRPMMQVGPYVFAGEYEDALGTCVLFEETPGKGKGVSGQDLKYLCHTAKKLKMQRIFLTEKKEGETSTGSCDGGEQMDTTCESSQGENVNQRDKTEEDGDNADLDNSAVG; this is encoded by the exons ATGGCAGATGGAGGTCATGAGTATGCCTACAG CTCCGCTCTAAAATGTACCTGCAAAACTGAGCAACACCGCCCCTCGATGGACGGACTTGTAACTGAGCACTACCCGGCAAAACACACTGGAAAGGCTCTTCTCGGCCACCGTACATTCGCGGAACGTGTCAAAACATTACTAAGCCA GAATTTGAGCATGGAAGACGAATGGGAAGAGGAG GAGCAGATTGTTGTGGTGGAGCTCTCTGGTATAATCAACAATGACTTTCTGACCAAGAGTGGGGGCACATGCAAGATACTG GACATTGACAGCGACAGACCCATGATGCAAGTTGGACCGTATGTCTTTGCAGGAGAATATGAAG ATGCTTTGGGAACTTGTGTGCTGTTTGAGGAGACACCAGGAAAAG gaAAAGGAGTTAGTGGTCAAGATCTCAAGTACTTATGCCACACAgcgaagaaactgaaaatgcaaCGAATCTTTCTCACAGAGAAGAAAGAGGGTGAAACAAGCACAG GAAGCTGTGATGGTGGGGAACAGATGGACACAACCTGTGAGTCCAGTCAAGGAGAAAATGTTAACCAACGCGACAAGACAGAAGAAGATGGGGACAATGCAGATTTGGATAACTCAGCAGTTGGCTGA